GTAATCAAAGAGTACGGAAGTGAAATTTTAAGACTTTGGGTTGCTATGAGTGATTACCAATCTGATTTAAAAATCTCTGATAATATCTTAAAACAAAATGGTGAGTTATATAGAAAAATCAGAAATACTGCAAGATTCTTACTTGCAAATATTGATGATTTAGAAGAAATCATTAGTGTTGATAAAATGGGACCTTTAGATAAATGGGTTTTAAATAAAGCTAAAAAAGTATTTGATGAAATTGAAGCTGCATTTTATGCTTATGAATTCTCAAAAGGTTTAAATAAATTAAATAACTTCTTAGTTGTTGATTTATCTGGAATCTATTTAGATGTTTGTAAGGATAGATTATATTGTGATGATAAAAAAGATATTCACAGACTTGCATCTCAAAGTGCAATGGCATTAATCGCTAAAAAATTAATCTCAACATTAGCTTGTATTTTAACTTATACAATGGATGAGTTATTAGAGTATGCACCAGCATTTATAAAAGATGGATGTGAAGATATTTTTGATTTCAAAAAAGTTGAATTACCAGAAGTTGAATCAACTTTAAATGAAGTAGTTTTATTAACTGCAAAAGAAAAATTCTCTGAAATCAAAGATGCTTTAAGTAAAGAAAAAGTAATCAAATCAACTTTAGAATTAATGATTTATACAAACTGTGAAGAAATTTTAGCTTTAGATGAAGTAGAATCAAGTGATTGGTTCTTAGTAAGTTCTGTAACAAATAATAAACAAAACTCTGATATACTTGGAAGTTTCCAAATTGATGGAAAAGATTTCGAAGTTTATAAAGCCGTAGCTCACAAATGTCCAAGATGTTGGAAATTTACAGCAACAGCTGAAGAAACTCTTTGTAATAGATGTGAAGACGTTTTAAAATAGGAAAATAATGTTTCAAGAAGAAGTAACACTTTCTTTTATATTTCAAACAATAGCTGTAATTTTAGTAATTACAGCTGTTGGAATATATTTTGTAAAGAAAAAAGCAAAAGAGGTAAAAAAATAAATGATGCCATTTTCTGATGAAGATTTACAAGCACCAGTAAGTTCAATTATTGAAAATAAAATTGCTCCAATGTTAGCAAGAGATGGAGGAGCAATTAAACTTTTAGATATAAAAAATGCAAAAGTTTATGTTCAATTACAAGGTGCATGTGTTGGTTGTAGTGCAAGTGGAAGTACTTTAAAATATATTGTTGAAAAAGAGTTAAAAGCTGCAATACATCCAGATTTAGGAATTGTTAATGTACCACAAGGTATGGAAAATAAATTAGAGGAATTATAATAATGATAAACGAGAATAGGTTATTAAATGAGGCAAATTCACTTTTTGTTCAAAAGAAGTTTGATGAAGCTTTATTTTTATATTCACAACTATCATCAAACTTTCCACAAAACAAAGAGTATAAAGTGTACGCACTTTTTTGTGATATTGCAACTGAAGATGTTCAAAAAGCAATGTCATTATTTGACTATTTTAGTATAATCAAAGATGAAAATTTAGATGAAGCTATAAAATATGTTGAAGATGTAATTAATGCATATGATGGTGATATAGATAAGATGATGGAAATTCTAAAAGATTTAAGTACATCAACTGTTGAATCACTTGATGCAATTAGATATGACGATTTTAAAAAATTAATAGAATCAAGAGGTTCTTTTAGAATTGCTTTTGAAGATATAATGTTTTCAACAAAAGTTGCAATTGAAAATAAAGATGATTTTTTTGATTTTGTTACAAAGTTGATTGACAATGATTTTAACACAACAGCTTATTCATATTTAGATGGATTTAATGAATATTTTTCATATGATAAAGAGATTGAAAAATTATATAAAAAATTAGAAGAGAAAAACCTTGCAACTAATCATAAATAATAGAGTTTATACTGATAATTCAAATGAAGTAGATGAAAATTCTGTTTTTGTTGTTTCAAAACAGAATGAAAAATTTAAACAAAGTGCAATTGATAATGGATGCCGTGAGATAATAACTGCAAGTGAATTAAAAAATCATTTGGATATGTCATCTATCAAAGTTATTGGAATTACTGGAACAAATGGAAAAACTACAACAGCAGCAGCTATTTATTCTATTTTATTAGATTTAGGGTATAAAGTTGCACTTCAAGGTACACGAGGTTTTTTCATAAATGATGAAAGAGTTGAAGAATACTCTTTAACAACTCCTGTTCAACTTGGAAACTTTGCTCACATTCAAAAAGCTATACAAAATGGTTGTAATTTTTTTGTGATGGAAGTAAGTTCTCATGCGATTGAACAAAAAAGAATTGAAGGTTTGGAGTTTGCTTTAAAAATTCATACAAATATAACAAGAGACCATCTTGATTATCACAAAACTATTGAAGAGTATGTAAGAGTTAAAAACTCTTTTTTTGAAGATGAATCCCCAAAACTTATAAATAAAGATGACCCAAAAGTAGTATGTAATCCAAAAAATGGATTTGCATACTCTTTGGAAAATCCATCAACATATAAAGTTGATGCATACTCTTTTAAAAATGGTATGCATGTAATGTTTAATCATTTTGGAAAACATTTCTCTTTTTCATCAATGATGATGGGAATTTTTAATGTTTATAATTTAATGGCAGCTGTTGCAGCAGTTCATATAACTACAAAAAAACCTTTAGAAGAGATTTGTGAAGCTCTTGAAGGATTTGGTGGAGTTAGTGGAAGAATGGAAACAATTAGTGTAAATCCATTAGTTATAGTTGATTTTGCTCACACTCCTGATGGAATGGATGAGGTTTTAAAAAGTTTTAATGAAAAAGATATTATTTGTGTGTTTGGTGCAGGTGGAGATAGAGATAAACTTAAACGTCCATTGATGGGAACTGTTGCAGCAAAATATTCAAAACATATTATTGTAACAAGTGATAATCCAAGATTTGAAGACCCAGATATGATTATTGAAGATATATTAGCTGGAATTAAAAATCATCCAAGTGTTTTAGTTGAAATAAATAGAAAAGAGGCCATTAAAAAAGCAATTGATATGGCTGATGAGAATAGTGTTGTTTTAATTCTTGGAAAGGGTGATGAATCAACACAAATAATTTACGATAAAAAATTCCCTTTTTCTGATAAAGAAGAAGTTTTAAAGATTTTAAATAAAGAGTAAAAACTCTTTATTTAATCAAACTGCTCCCATAAGAGCTTTTTTTGTATTTCCTATTAAAGCTAACATTTCATCATAAGTTTTATTAACTTCTTCTTTTTCTAAATTTGCTAATTCATCATAAATTGCAACTAATTTATCTTCATTTGAAAGTTTTTTCAAATCACCTTTTTCTAGTGATAAAAAATCTAAAACTTCATTCCATACTGAATTTTCATATAACATAATTGCATTAAATTTTATACCTTCGTATTCAAAAATCCCATTTCCATCTAAATCAATAACATAAAGTACGATGATAGAATCTTTGTCAAAGAAAGTTTTATATTTTTCAAAAAATGCTTCAAAATAGTTAAATGTTTCTAACTCACAAGCAAAAAATTTAACTTTGTCATTTTCACTTATCATAATCACTTGTTTTGCTTGAGCTTTTGGAGGCATGATTTTTGTTTCTGAAAGTTTTTTACCCTCTTCAATAATTAATGCTCCTCTATAAGCATTTAAAGAAGATGAAATAGAACCATTAAAAGATGGTTGCCATTCAAGTTTGTTTGTTTTGATGTATTCATTTGGTGTCATAGAAAATCCTTTTTTAAGGATTTTATGCAATTTTTATTCCGTAGTTGAAATTTTATTTAAAGGAATAGTTATTGTAAAAAGTGCTCCAGTGTAATTTTCATTTTTATAATTAAAATCTACAGTTGCTGCTTTTATTGTTCCTTTTAGGTGTTTTGAAATTATCTCTTTTGACATATAAAGACCAATCCCAGTACCTTTATCTTCACTTTTTGTTGTGAAATAGGGTTCAAAAATTCTATCTATAATTTCACTTGAGATTCCTCCTGCATTATCTTTTAGCTCTATTATTAAATTGTCTTCAACTTTTTTAATATCAATAAATATATATTTATTTGTGTTGATATTTTCAAAGGCATCTATTGAGTTATTAATCAAATTAATTAAAACTTGAATAATTTCACTTTCATAACTATCAAATTCTATCTCTTGGTCATTTTGAACTATTTTTATATCTCTTATTTTTAATCTTGAATCTATAAGTTTTATTGTTTTGTCAATTAAAGTTTTTGTATTAATGCTACTTTTTGGATTATCTTTTTTAAAGAAATTTTTAAAATCATCTATTGTTTTAGATAGATATTGAGCATTTGCATTTATGTTATCTAAAGATTGTTTTTCATAATCTTCATTTGAAATATTTAACTCTTTTTGTAATTTCATTCCTGTTGAAAGAGTTGAAATTACAGATAAAGGTTGTCTCCATTGATGAGCAATATTTGCAATCATTTCTCCCATAGAAGCTAGTTTTGATTGTTGGATTAGTAACTCTTCTTGAGATTTTATTTGATTTTGTTTTTCTATTTCTTCTGTTATATCTTGAATCACTCCAAGAACACCAATTACAGAACCATTTTTATCAAATAATGGAACTTTTGAAGTATTTAAAATTTTAAGGGTTTTATCTTTTGGTGTGATTGTTTCAATATAGTTTAATTTAGGTTGTTTTGTACTCATTACAAGCATATCATCACTTATATAATCCTCTTTTTCATTAATAGCAAAATTAGAATCAGTCTTTCCTAATAATTCATCTTTTGATTTTAGATTCATTAATTCTAAAAATTGAGTATTACATCCAAGATAAACACCTTTTTTACTTTTCCAAAAGATTATTACAGGTGCATTTTCCAGCACTTTTTCAAGTAGTTCATTTGCTTTGGCTAATTTATCTCTTTCTTCTTCCACATAAGAAAATAGTTTTTTTGATAAGAGATATAAAAGAATTGAAGATAGACTTATGAAAAACCAACCTTTGATTGTTTGTAAAAATTGTAATTTTTCTAAATCTTTAACTAAAATATTTATTATAGAATCAGAAAAATAAATCCATAACAAACTAAATAGAAAATATATTAAAGTAATTTTTAGTGGTAAAGATATATTTTTAAACATTTTGATTCCTCTTATCATATTATAACCTTTTTTACTCTTTATTCCTTAAATATATGAATATAATTAAACATAAAACAGCAAGGAAAAGTGGATAGAAGAATAAATAATCTTTTAGAACAATTTTATTTTGCTCAATTTGTGATTTTTCTAATTTATTGATATCTTCATAAATAAAAACTAAATCTTCTTTTGAGTAGGCTGTATAAGCTTTTGCTTTAGATTCAATTGCTAAAGAGTTTAAAATAGAGTTGTTAAAATTTCCAATTCCAATAGTATAAACTTTTATACTATATTTTTTTAATAATTTTATTACTATTTCAAGAGGAATTGAACTAGAATTATCTTCTCCATCACTTAATAAAATTATGATATTTGATTTAGCTTTTTTATCTTTTAGAATATTTATACCAGAAGCCACTGAATCAATCAAAGCAGTATTTTTCCCTGCCATTCCAACATCTAAATAATCAATTATTTGTTTTTGAGCCTCTTTATCAAAACTAAGTGGACTTGAAATTAATACAGAATCTCCAAATAAAATAATACCAATATTGTCAGCAACTCTTTTGCTTATAAAATCTTTTACTATCTCTTTTACAACATCAAAACGATTCTTTTCATTATTTTCATCCAAATCCATTTCATACATTGAAAAACTTGCGTCTAAATTTAAAATAATATTTATTCCATCATTTTTTAAATTAACTGTATCATTTATTTTAATTGGACTACAAAGAGCTATGATTGAAAAAATAATCACAAGATATTTTAAGATATTAGTAAATAGAGTTGATTTTTGATTTACTTTTTGAAAAATATTTAGATGAGGAATTAAATATGAAGGAGATTTTGCTCTACAAAAAAATGAACAAAACATAAATAAAAGAATTAATAATAAAAAATATGGATATTCAAAAGTAAAGTTATTAAACATCTAAAGAATCCATAAAAACTAAAAATTTTGCTTTGATTGTTTCATCTATTTTTTCAACATTTTTTTTGTATTTATATTTTTCAAGCTCTTCTATTAGTTCATTTGCCAATTTTTTTTCTCTTTCATTTGTAGTTATTAGTCTTGAATATTTTGTAATAACATAAGCAGATTTTTTAGAATCACTAAAATCAATATTTTTTAAAATTTCAAAATAGATTTTTCTTGGACTTTTTTTTCTATTTTTAAAAAATTTAATTAGAAAAAAAATTAGAGTTGTTAAAATTAAAATAGCTAAAAAAATTAAAAATGAAAATATAAATATTGAGTTATCAGGAATTTTTTCCAACTCTTTTATATCATTTAGTTTTGATAAAAGTTCTTCTTTCATCTTAAAACTCCAATTAGTTTTTTGATTGGGTCTTCATTTGTATAAATTTTAGTAAATCTAACAGCACAATTTTGTAGATGATTATAAAGTTTGTGGTCATTTTCTAAAACTTTTTTTTCATACTCTAAAATAGAAGTTTTATTTAAAATTGATTCAAAAATTTTATTATTGTTTGGGTCAATAAAACTTACGTTTCCAAGTTCGATTGGATTTTCTTCAAATTTATCTCTAACTATAAGTGTGATTATTTCATGTTTTTGACAAAGAAGTTTTAAATCTAGTTTTTCAATATCAAAAAAATCCCCAATCAAAAAGATTAAAGATTTCTCTTTTATTGATTTAAAAAGCTCTTTTGTAATTTTTTCATAATTTATATTTTTACCAATAACATTGTAGTTATATAATAAATCAGCCATAAAATTTACATTAAAAATTTGTTTAGATTTTTTTGTACAAACTTCAAGATTTTCATTTGCAATATATGAAGAAAAAGGATTTCCTTGTTTTATACAAATAAAGCCTAAACTTGAAGCAATTTGAGTGATAATCTCTTGTTTAAAAACATCAGTTCCAAAATAAGTAGAACCATTTAATAAACAAACAATATTTACGTTTAACTCCTTTTGGGAATAAAAAACTTTCACATAAGGTTTTTGCATTTTTGCACTTACAACCCAATCAATATTTTTTACATCTTCTCCATATTCATACTCTTTTAACTCACAAAAATCATAACCTTCACCTTTTAGTTTTGTACTGTTATTTCCTATGATTTCTGAAAAAACTTGTTTTTTTGTTTTTATGAGTATTTTTTTTAAAGCTTGATTCATATTTTATGGAATTGCAATTTTCTCTAAAATTTTTTGAATTACATCATCTATATTAATCTCTTTTGCCATGGCTTCATAAGTTAAAATAATTCTATGTCTTAAAATATTTTTTGCAACCATTGCAATATCAATTGGTGAGACAAAATCATTTTTTCTTAAATATGCATTTGCTTTTACAGCTTTAAACATATCAATAGTTGCCCGTGGACTTGCTCCAAAATGAATAATATCAACTAACTCTTCTAAGGCATAATTTTTTGGATTTCTACTTGCATCAATAATATCTACAATATATTCTTCCAACTCTTTATCAATATGAATATTTTTAACTGCTTGTTTTAACTCTTCTAAATCTTCTTTATTTAAAACTTTGTTTATAGTTTCAAAAGAGTTCATAGTAGCTTTTTTAGCAATTTCATACTCTTGTTCTTTTGTATTATATGAAACAACAATTTTAAACATAAATCTATCAAGTTGAGCTTCAGGCAGACTATAAGCTCCTTCTTGTTCTATTGGATTTTGAGTAGCTAGAACTAAGAAAGGAGAATCAACTTTAAATGTATTTTCTGCAATTGTAACTTGTCTTTCTTGCATAACTTCAAGAAGTGCAGATTGTACTTTTGCAGGAGCTCTATTTATCTCATCGGCTAAAAGTAAATTTGTAAATATTGGTCCTTTTTTGATTTTAAACTCATTTGTTTTCATATCAAAAATTTGAGCACCAATAATATCACTAGGAAGTAAATCAGGAGTAAATTGTATTCTTTTAAAATCAAGATTTAGTGCTTGTGAAACTGCTTTTACAGTTGTAGTTTTAGCTAAGCCTGGAACACCTTCTAGTAAAATATGTCCAGAAGTTAAAAGTCCAATTAAGATGGAATTTACCATCTCTTCTTGACCAATTACACCTTTTGAAATCTCTTGTCTTAATTCATCTAATTTATCTTGTAAACTCAAAATCTATCCTTTTATATAAGAGTTTGAATTTTAGCTAATTACAAATTAAAAATATTGTTAAATTAAGATTAAAGTTAAATTAAATTTAATTTAGATAAAATCGTCGTTCTAATTTTAAATTAGAACCTCACATGTGTCAATCCTTGTACGGGTTGTGACAAGAGAAATCTTGACATTAAGGGACACAGAGGCTAAACCCTATTACAAAAAATACAATTAATTCAAGGAGAATTACTCATGGTTACAATGAAAGACCTATTAGAGTGTGGTGTACACTTCGGACACCAAACAAGAAGATGGAATCCAAAAATGAAAAAATTCATTTTCGGTGTTAGAAAAAATATCTATATTATAGATTTACAAAAAACGTTAAGATATTTCAGATATACATATAACGTAGTTAGAGACAGAGCTGCTCAAGGTGAAACTATGATTTTCGTAGGAACTAAAAAACAAGCTAGCGAAACAATTAAAAAAGCTGCTATTTCTTGTGGTATGCCATACGTTAACCACAGATGGTTAGGTGGAATGTTAACTAACTTCGGAACAATTAAAAAATCAATTAGAAAATTAGAAATTATTAAAAAAATGAGAGAAGAAGGTCAATTAGATCTTTTAACTAAAAAAGAAGCTTTAATGCTTACTAGAAAAGAAGAAAAATTAGAATTATACCTTGGTGGTATCAAAGAAATGCACAAACTTCCAGATATGATGTTTGTTCTTGATGCTGTTAAAGAAAAAATTGCTATTCAAGAAGCTAGAAGATTAGGAATCACTGTTGTTGCTCCTTTAGATACAAACTGTGATCCTGATGTTGTAGATTTACCAATTCCAGGAAATGATGATGCTATCAGATCAATTCACTTATTCTGCAACGAAATGGCTGCAGCTATGAATGAAGGTAAAGCAGCATTAGCTGATGAAACTGGTGCTGAAATTGAGCCAATTTCTGTTGAAGAAACTGAAGAATTAATTGCTGAAGCAGTAGCTGAAGGTGAAGAAGAATTCAAATTTGCAGAAGGTGAGGAAGCGTAATGGCAGGAGCAACTCCACAATTAATTAAAGAATTAAGAGAGATGACTGGTGCAGGAATGCTTGATTGTAAAAATGCACTTAATGAAACTGGTGGTGATTTAGAAAAAGCTGTTCAAGCTTTAAGAGAAGCTGGTTTAGGAAAAGCTGCTAAAAAAGCTGGAAATGTTGCTGCTGAAGGTTTAATTTCTGTTTTAGTTAATGCTGATAATACAAAAGCTGTAATGTTAGAATTAAACTCTCAAACAGACTTCGTTGCAAAAAATGAAAACTTTGTTAATTTAACAAAAGAGATTACATCTCATGCGTTAAATAATGGAATTGAAAATGCAGAAGCTTTAGCTGCATCTTCAATTAATGGACAAGATTTCCCAACTTTCTTAAATGAAAAAATTGCAACTATCGGTGAAAACTTAGTTGCTAGAAAACTTGCAAATGTTTCTGGACAAGTTGTTAATGCTTATGTTCATGCAACAGGAAGAGTTGGAGTTGTTTTAGCTGCATCTTGTGATGAAGCTGTAAAAGATAAAGCAGCTGCTTTATTAAGAAATATTGCAATGCACGCATCTGCAATGAAACCAACAGTTATTTCATATAAAGATTTAGATCCAGCATTTGTTGAATCTGAAAACAAAGCAATTGTTGCT
The genomic region above belongs to Arcobacter ellisii and contains:
- a CDS encoding NifU family protein, with the translated sequence MMPFSDEDLQAPVSSIIENKIAPMLARDGGAIKLLDIKNAKVYVQLQGACVGCSASGSTLKYIVEKELKAAIHPDLGIVNVPQGMENKLEEL
- a CDS encoding UDP-N-acetylmuramoyl-L-alanyl-D-glutamate--2,6-diaminopimelate ligase gives rise to the protein MQLIINNRVYTDNSNEVDENSVFVVSKQNEKFKQSAIDNGCREIITASELKNHLDMSSIKVIGITGTNGKTTTAAAIYSILLDLGYKVALQGTRGFFINDERVEEYSLTTPVQLGNFAHIQKAIQNGCNFFVMEVSSHAIEQKRIEGLEFALKIHTNITRDHLDYHKTIEEYVRVKNSFFEDESPKLINKDDPKVVCNPKNGFAYSLENPSTYKVDAYSFKNGMHVMFNHFGKHFSFSSMMMGIFNVYNLMAAVAAVHITTKKPLEEICEALEGFGGVSGRMETISVNPLVIVDFAHTPDGMDEVLKSFNEKDIICVFGAGGDRDKLKRPLMGTVAAKYSKHIIVTSDNPRFEDPDMIIEDILAGIKNHPSVLVEINRKEAIKKAIDMADENSVVLILGKGDESTQIIYDKKFPFSDKEEVLKILNKE
- a CDS encoding PAS domain-containing sensor histidine kinase, with translation MFKNISLPLKITLIYFLFSLLWIYFSDSIINILVKDLEKLQFLQTIKGWFFISLSSILLYLLSKKLFSYVEEERDKLAKANELLEKVLENAPVIIFWKSKKGVYLGCNTQFLELMNLKSKDELLGKTDSNFAINEKEDYISDDMLVMSTKQPKLNYIETITPKDKTLKILNTSKVPLFDKNGSVIGVLGVIQDITEEIEKQNQIKSQEELLIQQSKLASMGEMIANIAHQWRQPLSVISTLSTGMKLQKELNISNEDYEKQSLDNINANAQYLSKTIDDFKNFFKKDNPKSSINTKTLIDKTIKLIDSRLKIRDIKIVQNDQEIEFDSYESEIIQVLINLINNSIDAFENINTNKYIFIDIKKVEDNLIIELKDNAGGISSEIIDRIFEPYFTTKSEDKGTGIGLYMSKEIISKHLKGTIKAATVDFNYKNENYTGALFTITIPLNKISTTE
- a CDS encoding VWA domain-containing protein — its product is MFNNFTFEYPYFLLLILLFMFCSFFCRAKSPSYLIPHLNIFQKVNQKSTLFTNILKYLVIIFSIIALCSPIKINDTVNLKNDGINIILNLDASFSMYEMDLDENNEKNRFDVVKEIVKDFISKRVADNIGIILFGDSVLISSPLSFDKEAQKQIIDYLDVGMAGKNTALIDSVASGINILKDKKAKSNIIILLSDGEDNSSSIPLEIVIKLLKKYSIKVYTIGIGNFNNSILNSLAIESKAKAYTAYSKEDLVFIYEDINKLEKSQIEQNKIVLKDYLFFYPLFLAVLCLIIFIYLRNKE
- a CDS encoding DUF58 domain-containing protein, whose amino-acid sequence is MNQALKKILIKTKKQVFSEIIGNNSTKLKGEGYDFCELKEYEYGEDVKNIDWVVSAKMQKPYVKVFYSQKELNVNIVCLLNGSTYFGTDVFKQEIITQIASSLGFICIKQGNPFSSYIANENLEVCTKKSKQIFNVNFMADLLYNYNVIGKNINYEKITKELFKSIKEKSLIFLIGDFFDIEKLDLKLLCQKHEIITLIVRDKFEENPIELGNVSFIDPNNNKIFESILNKTSILEYEKKVLENDHKLYNHLQNCAVRFTKIYTNEDPIKKLIGVLR
- a CDS encoding AAA family ATPase → MSLQDKLDELRQEISKGVIGQEEMVNSILIGLLTSGHILLEGVPGLAKTTTVKAVSQALNLDFKRIQFTPDLLPSDIIGAQIFDMKTNEFKIKKGPIFTNLLLADEINRAPAKVQSALLEVMQERQVTIAENTFKVDSPFLVLATQNPIEQEGAYSLPEAQLDRFMFKIVVSYNTKEQEYEIAKKATMNSFETINKVLNKEDLEELKQAVKNIHIDKELEEYIVDIIDASRNPKNYALEELVDIIHFGASPRATIDMFKAVKANAYLRKNDFVSPIDIAMVAKNILRHRIILTYEAMAKEINIDDVIQKILEKIAIP
- the rpsB gene encoding 30S ribosomal protein S2, producing the protein MVTMKDLLECGVHFGHQTRRWNPKMKKFIFGVRKNIYIIDLQKTLRYFRYTYNVVRDRAAQGETMIFVGTKKQASETIKKAAISCGMPYVNHRWLGGMLTNFGTIKKSIRKLEIIKKMREEGQLDLLTKKEALMLTRKEEKLELYLGGIKEMHKLPDMMFVLDAVKEKIAIQEARRLGITVVAPLDTNCDPDVVDLPIPGNDDAIRSIHLFCNEMAAAMNEGKAALADETGAEIEPISVEETEELIAEAVAEGEEEFKFAEGEEA
- the tsf gene encoding translation elongation factor Ts: MAGATPQLIKELREMTGAGMLDCKNALNETGGDLEKAVQALREAGLGKAAKKAGNVAAEGLISVLVNADNTKAVMLELNSQTDFVAKNENFVNLTKEITSHALNNGIENAEALAASSINGQDFPTFLNEKIATIGENLVARKLANVSGQVVNAYVHATGRVGVVLAASCDEAVKDKAAALLRNIAMHASAMKPTVISYKDLDPAFVESENKAIVAEIIAENDELKRLGKPLKKIPEFVSKSQLTDEAIANAKARFEEELRAAGKPEKIWANIIPGQIERYITDNTQLDGRFALLSQAYVMDDKKTVEQAIAEVDASIKITEYIRFELGEGIEKKEEDFAAEVAKQMGK